Proteins encoded together in one Trueperaceae bacterium window:
- a CDS encoding SHOCT domain-containing protein codes for MFHAFGHGAGFGFGLGFLNLLGTILFIVLIVYLVKSFVRGGWRGGRGPYGGEPGWRPGWWGGPPGRWSAQGENSGDEAMRIARDRLASGEVTPEQYEAIKRGLSSTEAPYGRPDGALAKARARFARGEISLEEFEAVKRALLA; via the coding sequence ATGTTCCACGCGTTCGGACACGGCGCCGGGTTCGGCTTCGGCCTCGGGTTCCTCAACCTGCTCGGCACCATCCTGTTCATCGTGCTCATCGTCTACCTCGTCAAGTCCTTCGTGCGAGGCGGCTGGCGAGGCGGCCGGGGCCCCTACGGCGGCGAGCCCGGCTGGCGGCCCGGCTGGTGGGGCGGCCCCCCGGGGCGCTGGTCGGCGCAGGGCGAGAACAGCGGCGATGAGGCCATGCGCATCGCCCGCGACCGGCTGGCGTCCGGCGAGGTCACGCCGGAGCAGTACGAGGCCATCAAGCGCGGCCTGAGCAGCACCGAGGCGCCGTACGGCAGGCCCGACGGCGCGCTGGCCAAGGCCAGGGCACGCTTCGCCAGGGGCGAGATCTCCCTCGAGGAGTTCGAGGCCGTCAAGCGGGCCCTCCTGGCCTGA